A single genomic interval of Deinococcus fonticola harbors:
- a CDS encoding branched-chain amino acid ABC transporter permease, with the protein MKRALPFLLLALGLALPFILTALGQEYYISFASRILVVALAASALNLILGYGGLVSFGHAAYFGAGAYAAALLAAKGAGFPAQLLGGTGVSALLAFAFGWGALRTRGVYFIMITLALAQMLYYLAVSSASLGGEDGLRLSRAALWGEVTLGDDRAMYYTALVFLTLGLFVIWRVVHSRFGEVVQAARDNETRTLALGYPVRQVQLVNFVIGGALAGLAGVLMTQLSGFANPSLLSWHQSGQFMMMVILGGVGSFWAGLLGTVVLLGLEEYLGEITERWPLFVGLILLGVMLFVPKGLGSLGTLFNRKKGVTP; encoded by the coding sequence ATGAAACGCGCCCTGCCTTTTCTTCTGCTGGCGCTGGGCCTGGCCCTGCCATTCATTCTGACGGCGCTCGGGCAGGAGTACTACATTTCGTTCGCGTCGCGCATTCTGGTGGTCGCGCTGGCCGCCAGTGCGCTCAACCTGATTCTGGGGTACGGCGGCCTGGTGAGTTTCGGTCACGCGGCGTACTTCGGGGCGGGGGCCTATGCGGCGGCGCTGCTGGCCGCCAAGGGCGCGGGGTTCCCGGCGCAGTTGCTGGGAGGAACGGGCGTTTCGGCTCTGCTGGCGTTCGCGTTCGGCTGGGGGGCGCTGCGGACTCGTGGGGTGTACTTCATCATGATCACGTTGGCGCTGGCGCAGATGCTGTACTACCTGGCGGTGTCGTCCGCTTCGCTGGGCGGCGAGGATGGCCTGCGCCTCAGCCGCGCCGCGCTGTGGGGCGAGGTGACGCTGGGAGACGACCGGGCCATGTACTACACGGCGCTTGTTTTCCTGACGCTGGGCCTGTTCGTGATCTGGCGCGTGGTTCACAGCCGCTTTGGCGAGGTGGTGCAGGCCGCCCGCGACAACGAGACGCGCACGCTGGCGCTGGGCTATCCGGTGCGGCAGGTGCAGCTGGTGAACTTCGTGATCGGCGGGGCGCTGGCGGGCCTGGCCGGCGTCCTGATGACGCAGCTCAGCGGGTTTGCCAACCCCAGTCTGCTGTCGTGGCACCAGTCGGGTCAGTTCATGATGATGGTCATTCTGGGCGGCGTGGGTTCCTTCTGGGCAGGGCTGCTGGGCACGGTGGTGCTGCTGGGCCTGGAGGAATACCTCGGCGAAATCACCGAGCGCTGGCCCCTCTTCGTGGGGTTGATTCTGCTGGGCGTGATGCTGTTCGTGCCGAAAGGTCTGGGCAGTCTGGGCACACTCTTTAACCGTAAGAAAGGGGTGACGCCGTGA
- a CDS encoding cupin domain-containing protein: MDLTAGITKAGESITGEEWRILGHIYHAKHECDSSFSFETYDPAGTFVPPHIHTTQDEFIYVLEGRFDLYLDGQWMQAHPGDLVRMPKGVPHGYYNKTDKPSRALFWVSPAGKLKNLFEQLHDLTDPDEVVKRSAAHDVDFLPPDAVKGG, translated from the coding sequence ATGGATCTGACCGCAGGAATCACGAAAGCTGGAGAGAGCATCACGGGCGAAGAGTGGCGCATCCTGGGCCACATCTACCACGCCAAGCACGAGTGCGACAGCAGTTTCAGCTTCGAGACCTACGACCCGGCAGGGACGTTCGTGCCGCCGCACATTCACACCACGCAGGACGAATTCATTTACGTGCTGGAAGGCAGATTCGACCTGTATCTGGACGGCCAGTGGATGCAGGCGCACCCCGGCGACCTGGTTCGCATGCCCAAAGGGGTGCCGCACGGGTACTACAACAAGACCGATAAGCCCAGCCGCGCCCTGTTCTGGGTCAGTCCCGCCGGGAAGCTCAAGAACCTGTTCGAGCAGCTTCACGACCTGACCGACCCGGATGAAGTCGTGAAACGCAGCGCCGCGCACGATGTGGATTTCCTGCCCCCTGACGCCGTGAAAGGCGGATAA
- a CDS encoding RidA family protein — translation MTTTTPTLQTLHPPDWAKARGFSNGVAARGTLVFTAGMIGWNAQQQFESDDFVQQTKLALQNVLAVVQQAGGGPQHIVRLTWFITNRDAYLAHQKELGAAYREVLGRHFPTMSVVAVTALMEERAQVEIEGTAVIPD, via the coding sequence ATGACCACAACGACGCCCACCCTTCAGACTCTTCACCCGCCGGACTGGGCCAAGGCCAGGGGGTTCTCGAACGGCGTGGCGGCGCGCGGCACGCTGGTGTTCACGGCGGGCATGATCGGCTGGAATGCCCAGCAGCAGTTCGAGTCGGACGACTTCGTGCAGCAGACGAAACTGGCCCTGCAAAACGTCCTGGCAGTGGTGCAGCAGGCAGGCGGCGGGCCACAGCACATCGTGCGCCTGACCTGGTTCATCACGAACCGGGACGCGTACCTGGCGCACCAGAAGGAACTGGGCGCCGCGTACCGCGAGGTGCTGGGCCGCCACTTTCCCACCATGTCCGTGGTGGCCGTGACCGCCCTGATGGAAGAGCGCGCCCAGGTCGAAATCGAAGGCACCGCCGTCATTCCGGATTAA
- a CDS encoding branched-chain amino acid ABC transporter permease: protein MPIDLILEQLLNGVQFGLMLFLLAAGLTLIFGVMDLINLAHGSLYMIGAYLTATFAPRVGFFPAVALAIVGTMLIGALLEMLIIRRLYARSHLTQVLSTFALMLIANEVVRMLWGAQPVALSAPEALSQPLQLPGFKYSAYRLFIIAAGLGVGAGLAYLVNRTRVGMWLRAGASNREMTRAMGVKIGPLYTLIFALGAGLCALAGALLGPLLSVQVGMGENILILAFVVVVIGGIGSIKGAFIGSLLVGILDTAGRAFLPGWLSALGNPQLAASLGPALASIAIYVLMAAVLFFKPRGLFPARGTA, encoded by the coding sequence GTGCCCATTGACCTCATCCTCGAACAACTTCTGAACGGCGTGCAGTTCGGTCTGATGCTGTTTCTGCTGGCGGCCGGCCTCACCCTGATCTTCGGCGTGATGGACCTGATCAACCTCGCGCACGGCAGCCTGTACATGATCGGCGCGTACCTGACCGCCACCTTTGCGCCCAGGGTCGGGTTTTTTCCTGCCGTGGCCCTGGCCATCGTGGGCACCATGCTGATCGGCGCCCTGCTGGAAATGCTGATTATTCGCCGCCTGTACGCCCGCAGCCACCTCACGCAGGTGCTCTCGACGTTTGCCCTCATGCTCATTGCCAACGAGGTCGTGCGGATGCTCTGGGGGGCGCAACCGGTCGCCCTGAGCGCCCCGGAAGCCCTCTCGCAGCCCCTTCAACTGCCCGGCTTCAAGTACAGCGCCTACCGGCTGTTCATCATTGCCGCCGGACTCGGCGTCGGTGCGGGCCTGGCCTACCTCGTGAACCGAACCCGCGTCGGCATGTGGCTGCGCGCCGGGGCCAGCAACCGCGAGATGACCCGCGCCATGGGCGTAAAAATAGGGCCGCTCTACACCCTGATTTTCGCGCTGGGGGCGGGGCTGTGTGCCCTCGCTGGCGCCCTGCTCGGCCCGCTGCTGTCCGTGCAGGTCGGCATGGGCGAGAACATCCTGATCCTGGCCTTCGTCGTCGTCGTCATCGGTGGCATCGGCAGCATCAAAGGGGCCTTCATAGGCTCGCTGCTGGTCGGCATTCTCGACACCGCCGGGCGGGCTTTCCTGCCTGGCTGGCTCAGCGCCCTGGGCAATCCGCAACTGGCCGCCAGCCTCGGCCCCGCGCTGGCCAGCATCGCCATCTATGTCCTGATGGCGGCCGTGCTGTTCTTCAAACCCAGGGGCCTGTTCCCGGCCCGGGGGACGGCGTGA
- a CDS encoding ABC transporter substrate-binding protein → MHKILKLTALTALLSTSALAQGSVKIGFVSTLSGPGSGLGVDARDGFNLALRHLGNKFGGLNVDVSFSDDKQDADTARQAVEKAIKRDKVDFLTGIIFSNLMLAVGDTIFDSKTPYVSLNAGPSQYAGKDCNPYFYNVAWQNDNLHEAMGKYVQSRKFDGVYLLAPNYPAGKDALTGFKRFYKGKVAAEMYTKVNQLDFAAEIAQIRAARPRAVYTFQPGGSGINFIKQYAEAGLLKEIPLFLPGFSADADVIKAVGPSMVGIFNTSQWTLELANDTNKKFVEDFRKTYNRTPSLYAAQGYDAALLMNEAVKDLKGNLGNDAAMRKALENATFTSTHGPFKMGANHYPIQDIYLRQVAKKGNEVVNRQVGKVFTAHVDAYARECKMK, encoded by the coding sequence ATGCATAAGATTCTGAAACTGACCGCCCTGACCGCCCTGCTCTCCACGTCCGCACTGGCACAGGGCAGCGTGAAAATCGGCTTCGTCAGCACCCTGTCCGGCCCCGGCAGTGGCCTGGGCGTGGACGCCCGCGACGGCTTCAACCTGGCGCTGAGGCACCTGGGGAACAAGTTCGGTGGGCTGAACGTGGACGTGAGCTTCAGTGACGACAAACAGGACGCCGACACGGCGCGCCAGGCGGTGGAGAAGGCCATCAAGCGCGACAAGGTGGACTTCCTGACCGGGATTATCTTCAGTAACCTGATGCTGGCGGTCGGGGACACCATTTTCGACAGCAAGACGCCGTATGTCAGCCTGAACGCCGGCCCCAGCCAGTACGCCGGCAAGGACTGCAACCCTTACTTCTACAACGTGGCGTGGCAGAACGACAACCTGCACGAGGCCATGGGCAAATACGTCCAGTCGCGCAAGTTCGACGGCGTGTACCTGCTGGCTCCCAACTACCCCGCCGGCAAGGACGCGCTGACCGGGTTCAAACGCTTCTACAAGGGCAAGGTGGCGGCCGAGATGTACACCAAGGTGAACCAGCTGGACTTCGCCGCCGAGATCGCGCAGATTCGCGCCGCCCGGCCCAGGGCCGTGTACACCTTCCAGCCCGGCGGAAGCGGCATCAACTTCATCAAGCAGTACGCTGAGGCCGGCCTGCTGAAGGAAATTCCGCTGTTCCTGCCCGGTTTCAGCGCCGACGCGGACGTCATCAAGGCCGTCGGGCCCAGCATGGTGGGCATCTTCAACACCAGCCAGTGGACGCTGGAACTGGCGAACGACACGAACAAGAAATTCGTCGAGGACTTCAGGAAAACGTACAACCGCACCCCCAGCCTGTACGCCGCGCAGGGATACGACGCCGCGCTGCTCATGAACGAGGCCGTGAAAGACCTGAAAGGCAACCTCGGCAACGACGCCGCCATGCGGAAAGCCCTGGAGAATGCCACCTTCACCAGCACGCACGGCCCCTTCAAAATGGGCGCCAACCACTACCCCATTCAGGACATCTACCTGCGCCAGGTGGCCAAGAAAGGCAACGAAGTCGTGAACCGCCAGGTGGGCAAGGTGTTTACCGCGCACGTGGACGCCTACGCCAGGGAATGCAAGATGAAGTAA